Proteins from a single region of Meiothermus cerbereus DSM 11376:
- a CDS encoding pilus assembly FimT family protein yields MHKKHLEPILLQRSGLTFVEILVVMAIFGILLTIAAVNLNGARQRALVREAAASVATALLQARSEAQRYNSNVVVALETGGTAFTITQLRSGTPVSRTVRLPAGTLAEVPAGGPSTVIYRAPFGVLDGGGAAFCFRLASQVAPCSTATTSAPRSIVGIVGLVGKVVVFN; encoded by the coding sequence ATGCATAAGAAACACCTCGAGCCCATCCTGTTACAGCGGTCGGGTCTGACTTTTGTAGAGATTCTGGTGGTGATGGCTATTTTTGGCATTTTGCTGACCATTGCTGCGGTCAACCTTAATGGAGCACGTCAACGTGCCCTGGTACGTGAAGCTGCAGCATCGGTGGCCACAGCCTTGTTGCAGGCCCGCAGCGAGGCCCAGCGCTACAACAGCAACGTGGTGGTGGCGCTGGAAACTGGTGGTACGGCTTTCACCATTACCCAGCTTCGCAGTGGTACGCCCGTTAGCCGCACGGTTCGGCTGCCCGCAGGAACATTGGCCGAGGTGCCTGCGGGTGGGCCAAGCACCGTGATCTACCGTGCCCCATTTGGGGTGCTGGACGGTGGGGGGGCGGCATTCTGTTTCCGGCTTGCCAGCCAGGTAGCGCCTTGCAGCACAGCCACGACTTCGGCGCCCCGCAGCATCGTGGGTATAGTAGGGCTGGTTGGAAAGGTGGTGGTGTTCAATTAA